Within Frankiales bacterium, the genomic segment CCATTCCTCGGCGATGCGGTGGCTGCCCAGGGGCTCTACATCGGGCTCCCCGGCTGGGGTGCGCAGATCTTGTCAGCACGCCGGGAGCACACCGGCGGGGACGAGGCTGCCAGCTCGTCAACCTGACCGCCTGGTGGGCCGAGTCGCATCGTCGATCGGCCCACCAGTGACGGGACTCCGCCGATATCACCACGCATCGGGGCCCTGGTGCGACCGCACGAACGCGGTAGTCGCACCAGGGCCCCGACGGTCGGGCCGATCCGGGGTTCCGGTCGTTCAGTCGCGGGAGCGGGCGCGGGCGGCGAACAGCAGGCCGAGGCTGAGCCCGAACAGGACGTGCTCCACGAGGAACGTGCCGTACCCGACCATCTGAGCCATGTTCTTGATCTGGTCGCCGCTGCTGAAGATGCTCGACGCTATGGGCAGCGCGATCCAGGAGCTGAGCGCGAACACCATCACGCCGTAGACCGCGCCAGCCACGACTACGGTGGCGCCGCGCCAGTGCAGCTTGCCGACGACGAGCCCGAACATCACCCCGTACATCGCACCGATCATCATGTGGATGGCGGCACCGAGCAGCGCAGGTGCGAGCGAGAAGTAGAACGAGCTTCCGCCCATCGCCTGCTGCATCGAGGTCTGCAGCGTCTCCGGGGACACGATCAACGAGGCGATGTGATACAGCGGCGTGAAGAACCCGGTGCCCTGGTAGGTGAGGGACGCCATCATCGCGTAGGCCGCCATGACCAATGACGCGATGACGCCGAAGCCAGCCCCCAGCAGCGCTGAACGCAGCAGGCTGTCGGTGGGCTCGTCGCGGCCGACGGTGATGTTCGCGCGGCCTGCAGACTGTGATGTGGCCATCTTGCTCTCCTTCTCGAAGTACCGGACGTCAGGCCGGCGTGTGCGGGTCACGGCTGTGACTGCTCACGGAACCCGGTGACTGCGGGAGTTCCATCCCGCCAAGCACGATCAGTTCGTTCCCGTTGAGACGAGCTCGCGCCGTCGGTGGGACGGGTCATCGGCGACGGCCTTGGGTCGGACGCCCTCCGGGAATCAACGGGTGGAGTCGGCGGGTTCCCATCGCGCGGCGAGCCTCGACGAAGGGCGACTGTTGTCGCCCTTCCCAGGTAGTCACTGTCTTGGGCGGCGGAGCACCTCATCAACTGGAGGAAGGGAGTGGAGTGAACCGATCCGACGCGCTCGTTCTGTTCGGGGCCACCGGTGACCTGGCCCGCAAGAAGCTGTTCTCGTCTCTGTACGCGCTGGCCGCCCGCGGACGACTCGACGTCCCCGTCATTGGTGTTGCGCTCTCCGACTGGGACGACGACCGGTTCCGCCTGCACATCCGGGAGGCGATCGCGTCGACTGTGACTGATCCCGACGATGGTGTGGTGGATCGCCTGTGCGCCCGGACGACCTTGGTGGGCGGCGACTATGCGGATCCGACCACCTTCGAGAGGTTGCAGGTGGCCTTGGCCGCGTTGGGCACCTCCCGCGCCACGGTCTATCTGGCCATTCCTCCCGTGCTGTTCCCGACGGTGACCGTGGGGCTTGCCCGTGTCGGGCTGCACGAGACGTCTCGCATTGTGGTGGAGAAGCCGTTCGGGCGTGACCTCGCGTCGGCGGTGGAGCTCAACGACGTGCTGCACCGGCACTTCGCGGAGTCGGATATCTACCGGATCGACCATTACCTGGGTAAGGAGTCGGTCGAGGACCTGCTCGTCTTCCGCTTCGCCAACACCTTCCTCGAGCCGATCTGGAACCGGAACTACGTGTCCAGCGTTCAGGTCACGATGTCCGAGGCGTTCGGGGTTGAGGGACGAGGCAGCTTCTACGACGGTGTCGGGGCGTTGCGTGACGTCGTGCAGAACCACCTGCTCCAGGTGGTCGCGCTGCTCGCGATGGAGCCCCCGGTGAGTCCGGACGCCGATGCGCTGCGCGACGAGAAGGTCAAGGTCTTCCGCTCGATGCGTCCGCTCGATGCGTCCGCTGTGGTCCGCGGCCAGTACGACGGGTACCTCAACGAGCCCGGAGTCGCCGCCAACTCTCTGGTCGAGACGTTCCTGGCATGCCGGCTCGAGATCGACTCGTGGCGGTGGGCGGGAGTCCCGTTCTACGTGCGAGCGGGCAAGGGTCTTGCTGCCACCGCGCTCGAAGCTGTCGTCGAGCTACGGGAACCGCCGCGCATGCTGTTCGTCGACGCGTCATTGCCGTGCCCGCACCCGAACGTGATCCGATTCCGGTTGGGAGCCTCGGACGGGGTGACCATGACGGTCGAGGCCAAACGGCCCGGGCGCGAGTTGGTCACCAACCCGGTCCACCTCAACGTCGACTTCGCTGACAGCCTGAGCCCGCGCAGTGAGGCCTATGAGCGGCTGCTCGACGATGCGCTCGAGGGGGATCACCGTCGCTTTGCGCGCGAGGACGGGGTCGAGAGCGCGTGGCGGGTCGTCCAGCCCGTGCTCGACGATCCCGGGCCCGTCTACCCGTATGCGCGGGGCGGTTGGGGACCGCCGGAGACCGATCGGATCCTCGGCGTGCATCACTGGCACGAGCCGCTGGTCCCGGGGTCAGCGCAGAGTCTGTGATGCTGCCTCGACGAGGCCACACGCAGCCCAGTGCGGACCGCGGGACGGCCAAAGCGCGATCCGTCGGCTCACGCCGCGCCCGCCAGCAGTGCGGCCAGTTGGTCTAGTCCGACCGCGACTTGGTCTGGTGCGGCGAAGGCGCGGGGGTAGCGGCGTGCGTCTCGGTTGATCCATGCGGTGCG encodes:
- the zwf gene encoding glucose-6-phosphate dehydrogenase, with translation MGGGAPHQLEEGSGVNRSDALVLFGATGDLARKKLFSSLYALAARGRLDVPVIGVALSDWDDDRFRLHIREAIASTVTDPDDGVVDRLCARTTLVGGDYADPTTFERLQVALAALGTSRATVYLAIPPVLFPTVTVGLARVGLHETSRIVVEKPFGRDLASAVELNDVLHRHFAESDIYRIDHYLGKESVEDLLVFRFANTFLEPIWNRNYVSSVQVTMSEAFGVEGRGSFYDGVGALRDVVQNHLLQVVALLAMEPPVSPDADALRDEKVKVFRSMRPLDASAVVRGQYDGYLNEPGVAANSLVETFLACRLEIDSWRWAGVPFYVRAGKGLAATALEAVVELREPPRMLFVDASLPCPHPNVIRFRLGASDGVTMTVEAKRPGRELVTNPVHLNVDFADSLSPRSEAYERLLDDALEGDHRRFAREDGVESAWRVVQPVLDDPGPVYPYARGGWGPPETDRILGVHHWHEPLVPGSAQSL